Proteins found in one Stigmatella erecta genomic segment:
- a CDS encoding MBL fold metallo-hydrolase yields MTWRRGVRRALLGLSVVGALGLAGIAASAWKPMGQAASGERRARMERSPQWKDGHFVNPQPIVWDLAGSVMGMFRSSADVSPSRPLEPVVVPGRERFETPPATGLRVTWLGHSSVLVELDGHRVLTDPVWSERASPLTWVGPQRWYAPPVALGDLPSIDAVVISHDHYDHLDYGTLRAMKDWDTRFIVPLGVGAHLVYWGVPPERITELDWWEQTRVGALDVVCTPARHASGRTGIDKDATLWAGYALLGPKHRVFFSGDTGLFPAMKDIGERLGPFDLTMIEVGQYHHAWPDWHIGPEQAVLAHRMLRGRALLPVHWGLFTLALHGWTEPIERVLSAARTAQDTVLVPRPGQSLEPEAPPPLERWWPELPWVSGAEDPIVSSQMN; encoded by the coding sequence ATGACGTGGCGCAGAGGCGTGCGGCGGGCCCTCCTGGGGTTGAGCGTGGTGGGAGCGCTCGGGCTGGCGGGCATCGCCGCCAGTGCCTGGAAGCCCATGGGCCAGGCAGCGAGCGGCGAGCGGCGGGCGCGGATGGAGCGCTCTCCGCAGTGGAAGGATGGCCACTTCGTGAACCCGCAGCCCATCGTGTGGGACCTCGCGGGCTCGGTGATGGGCATGTTCCGCTCCAGCGCTGATGTGAGCCCCTCGCGGCCCCTGGAGCCGGTGGTGGTGCCAGGCCGGGAGCGCTTCGAGACGCCGCCCGCCACGGGCCTGCGCGTCACGTGGCTCGGCCACTCCTCGGTGCTGGTGGAGCTGGATGGCCACCGGGTGCTCACGGATCCGGTGTGGAGCGAGCGCGCCTCGCCGCTGACGTGGGTGGGGCCCCAGCGGTGGTATGCCCCGCCCGTGGCGCTGGGGGATCTGCCGTCCATCGACGCCGTGGTCATCTCCCACGACCATTATGATCACCTGGACTACGGCACGCTCCGGGCGATGAAGGACTGGGACACCCGCTTCATCGTGCCCCTGGGCGTCGGGGCGCACCTCGTCTACTGGGGCGTGCCCCCGGAGCGCATCACCGAGCTGGACTGGTGGGAGCAGACGCGGGTGGGCGCACTCGACGTGGTCTGCACCCCCGCGCGCCATGCCTCGGGGCGGACGGGAATCGACAAGGACGCGACGCTGTGGGCGGGTTATGCGCTCCTGGGGCCGAAGCACCGGGTGTTCTTCTCGGGGGACACGGGGCTGTTCCCGGCCATGAAGGACATCGGCGAGCGGCTGGGGCCCTTCGATTTGACGATGATCGAAGTGGGCCAGTACCACCACGCGTGGCCCGACTGGCACATCGGCCCCGAGCAGGCGGTGCTCGCCCACCGGATGCTCCGGGGGCGCGCGCTGCTGCCGGTGCACTGGGGGCTGTTCACCCTGGCGCTGCACGGCTGGACCGAGCCCATCGAGCGCGTGCTCTCGGCGGCCCGCACCGCCCAGGACACGGTGCTCGTGCCCCGGCCTGGCCAGAGCCTCGAGCCGGAGGCGCCGCCCCCGCTGGAGCGCTGGTGGCCCGAGCTGCCCTGGGTGTCCGGGGCGGAGGACCCCATCGTCTCCTCGCAGATGAACTGA
- a CDS encoding S9 family peptidase, whose translation MSLSLLAALALGAAPSHPYTVQDQVTMRRVSGPRVSPEGQRIAYVLRTTDLEANRGRTDLWLAHADGTSPRQLTSHPDGDNQPVWAPDGKSLFFLSTRGGSSQVWRLPLDGGEPAQVTKLPLDVGAFALSPDGSRLAVALEVFPGCDTLECTPQRLEAQEKSKTSGRVYDALFIRHWDTWKDGRRSHLFTLPVAGGTPVDVMKGMDADSPSKPFGGPEEFTFTPDGQGLVFTARDAGKQEAWSTDLDLFLAPVDGKAPPRKLTTTNRATDTQPTFSPDGKTLAYLAMARPGFEADRLRVILRAWPSGPERVLTEKWDRSPEGLAWSADGKTLFTSAYSLSQHPAFAIDVASGQVRTLVAQGHAGDVQPLAGGRILYTFDTLQAPADLYSAALDGADPRPLTRVNQEALAAIRFGDSEPFTFAGWNGEQVYGYLTKPVDFDPKKKYPVAFLIHGGPQGSYDNHFHYRWNPQTYAGHGYAVVSIDFHGSVGYGQAFTDSIRDDWGGKPLEDLKKGLAAALAKYPFLHAGRVCALGASYGGYMINWIAGNWQDSFQCLVNHDGVLDTRMGYFDTEELWFPEWEHGKTPWENPKAFAKHNPIEHVARWKTPMLVVQGGLDFRVVETQAIGTFTALQRKGIPSRFLHFPDENHWVVKPGNSVLWHDTVLGWLDHWTKPGAAKP comes from the coding sequence GTGTCCCTGTCGCTTTTGGCGGCCCTTGCCCTCGGCGCCGCCCCTTCCCACCCCTACACCGTGCAGGACCAGGTGACGATGCGCCGGGTCAGTGGCCCGCGCGTCTCCCCGGAGGGCCAGCGCATCGCCTATGTCCTGCGCACCACGGACCTGGAGGCCAACCGCGGCCGCACGGACCTGTGGCTCGCCCACGCGGATGGCACGAGCCCCCGCCAGCTCACCTCCCACCCGGATGGCGACAACCAGCCCGTGTGGGCCCCGGACGGCAAGAGCCTCTTCTTCCTGTCCACGCGCGGCGGCTCCTCCCAGGTGTGGCGGCTGCCCCTGGATGGCGGCGAGCCCGCCCAGGTGACGAAGCTGCCGCTGGACGTGGGCGCCTTCGCGCTCTCCCCGGACGGCTCCCGGCTGGCCGTGGCCCTGGAGGTGTTTCCCGGCTGTGACACGCTGGAGTGCACGCCCCAGCGCCTGGAGGCCCAGGAGAAGAGCAAGACGAGCGGCCGCGTCTACGACGCGCTCTTCATCCGCCACTGGGACACGTGGAAGGACGGGCGCCGCTCGCACCTGTTCACCCTGCCCGTGGCCGGCGGCACGCCCGTGGACGTGATGAAGGGCATGGACGCCGACAGCCCCTCCAAGCCCTTCGGCGGCCCGGAGGAGTTCACCTTCACCCCGGACGGCCAGGGGCTCGTCTTCACCGCGCGGGACGCGGGCAAGCAGGAGGCCTGGAGCACCGACCTGGACCTGTTCCTCGCACCCGTGGACGGCAAGGCGCCGCCGCGCAAGCTCACCACCACCAACCGCGCCACGGACACCCAGCCCACCTTCAGCCCGGATGGCAAGACGCTGGCCTACCTGGCCATGGCGCGCCCCGGCTTCGAAGCGGACCGCCTGCGCGTCATCCTCCGCGCCTGGCCCTCGGGCCCCGAGCGCGTGCTGACGGAGAAGTGGGACCGCTCCCCCGAGGGGCTCGCCTGGAGCGCGGATGGCAAGACGCTCTTCACCTCCGCCTACAGCCTGAGCCAGCACCCCGCCTTCGCCATCGACGTGGCCAGCGGCCAGGTGCGCACGCTCGTGGCCCAGGGCCACGCCGGGGACGTGCAGCCGCTCGCCGGGGGCCGCATCCTTTATACGTTCGACACGCTGCAGGCCCCCGCGGACCTGTACTCGGCGGCGCTGGACGGCGCGGACCCGCGCCCGCTCACCCGCGTGAACCAGGAGGCCCTGGCCGCCATCCGCTTCGGCGACTCCGAGCCCTTCACGTTCGCCGGCTGGAACGGGGAGCAGGTGTACGGCTACCTGACGAAGCCCGTCGATTTCGATCCGAAGAAGAAGTACCCGGTGGCCTTCCTCATCCACGGCGGGCCCCAGGGCAGCTACGACAACCACTTCCATTACCGGTGGAACCCGCAGACGTACGCCGGCCATGGCTACGCGGTGGTGAGCATCGACTTCCACGGCTCGGTGGGCTACGGGCAGGCCTTCACGGACTCCATCCGGGATGACTGGGGCGGTAAGCCCCTGGAGGACCTGAAGAAGGGCCTGGCCGCGGCGCTGGCGAAGTACCCCTTCCTGCACGCCGGGCGGGTGTGCGCGCTGGGGGCCAGCTACGGCGGGTACATGATCAACTGGATCGCCGGCAACTGGCAGGACTCCTTCCAGTGCCTGGTCAACCACGACGGCGTCCTGGACACGCGCATGGGGTACTTCGACACGGAGGAGCTGTGGTTCCCCGAGTGGGAGCACGGCAAGACGCCGTGGGAGAACCCCAAGGCCTTCGCCAAGCACAACCCCATCGAGCACGTGGCCCGGTGGAAGACGCCCATGCTCGTCGTCCAGGGCGGCCTGGACTTCCGGGTGGTGGAGACGCAGGCCATCGGCACCTTCACCGCGCTCCAGCGCAAGGGCATCCCGTCCCGGTTCCTCCACTTCCCGGACGAGAACCACTGGGTGGTGAAGCCCGGCAACAGCGTGCTGTGGCACGACACGGTGCTCGGCTGGCTGGACCACTGGACGAAGCCCGGGGCCGCCAAGCCGTAG
- a CDS encoding SCO family protein has product MSAQPSALAPSPPRLSRHPAFWAALTVLVAGLAVLAVGLMGRPSEPLPQLGALPEFSFTRENGTPWGLAQLRGHPFVANFIFTRCPTICPAFTRRMAHVQKQTEAAGPALQLVSFSVDPTYDTPERLAEYAQKHGANPARWSFLTGDYAKLKDTVVQGFKISMGRENLDEADVMGIFHGNHFVLVDASGEIRGYYDSSDDEAFSRMLKDLDRLQAP; this is encoded by the coding sequence ATGTCCGCCCAGCCCTCCGCCCTCGCCCCCTCCCCGCCGCGCCTCTCCCGCCACCCCGCCTTCTGGGCCGCCCTCACCGTGCTGGTGGCGGGCCTGGCCGTGCTGGCCGTGGGGCTGATGGGCCGCCCCTCCGAGCCCCTGCCCCAGCTGGGCGCACTGCCGGAATTCTCCTTCACGCGCGAGAACGGCACCCCGTGGGGGCTCGCCCAGCTGCGCGGCCACCCCTTCGTCGCCAACTTCATCTTCACCCGCTGCCCCACCATCTGCCCCGCCTTCACCCGCCGCATGGCGCACGTGCAGAAGCAGACCGAGGCGGCCGGGCCCGCGCTCCAGCTCGTCTCCTTCTCGGTGGACCCCACCTATGACACCCCCGAGCGCCTGGCCGAGTACGCCCAGAAGCATGGCGCCAACCCCGCCCGCTGGAGCTTCCTCACCGGCGACTACGCGAAGCTGAAGGACACCGTCGTCCAGGGCTTCAAGATCTCCATGGGCCGGGAGAACCTGGACGAGGCCGACGTGATGGGCATCTTCCACGGCAACCACTTCGTCCTCGTGGATGCCTCCGGGGAGATCCGCGGCTACTACGACAGCAGCGACGACGAGGCCTTCTCCCGGATGCTCAAGGACCTGGACCGCCTCCAGGCCCCCTGA
- a CDS encoding cytochrome C oxidase subunit II — MTPGAPGTPGRDPRQQARTLALPENASAHGHRLDALMASSHLLEAVLAAVMLGWLVLAVGRFRKAPPTAVDGGTRRSRLWVMVLAVGAVGVVDGTLFVRSLGYLDEVLWNFSTPVNHPDTVRLELNAHQWAWEARYAGEDGRFGTADDVVTWNDVRVPVGVPVWVQLVSADVVHGFALPNFRVKLDAVPGRVNQTWFQAAREGVWEVACYQHCGTSHYKMRGELTVLSPRDHAAWLREASRQAASAYDAADTAAHWGWAWRDAP; from the coding sequence GTGACGCCCGGGGCGCCCGGGACGCCGGGAAGAGACCCCCGGCAGCAGGCGCGCACCCTGGCGCTGCCCGAGAACGCGAGCGCCCACGGCCACCGCCTCGATGCCCTGATGGCCTCCAGCCACCTGCTGGAGGCGGTGCTGGCGGCGGTGATGCTGGGGTGGCTGGTGCTGGCGGTGGGGCGCTTCCGGAAGGCGCCGCCCACGGCGGTGGACGGCGGCACGCGGCGCAGCCGGCTCTGGGTGATGGTGCTGGCGGTGGGGGCGGTGGGCGTGGTGGATGGCACCCTGTTCGTGCGCTCGCTGGGCTACCTGGACGAGGTGCTGTGGAACTTCAGCACGCCGGTGAACCACCCGGACACGGTGCGGCTGGAGCTGAACGCGCACCAGTGGGCGTGGGAGGCGCGGTACGCGGGCGAGGACGGCCGTTTCGGCACGGCGGATGACGTGGTGACGTGGAACGACGTGCGGGTGCCGGTGGGCGTGCCGGTCTGGGTGCAGCTCGTCTCGGCGGACGTGGTGCACGGCTTCGCGCTGCCGAACTTCCGGGTGAAGCTGGACGCGGTGCCGGGGCGGGTGAACCAGACGTGGTTCCAAGCAGCGCGCGAGGGGGTGTGGGAGGTGGCGTGCTACCAGCACTGCGGCACGAGCCACTACAAGATGCGCGGCGAGCTGACGGTGCTCTCCCCCCGCGACCATGCGGCCTGGCTGCGTGAGGCGAGCCGCCAGGCGGCGAGCGCGTATGACGCGGCGGACACGGCGGCGCACTGGGGCTGGGCGTGGCGGGACGCGCCGTGA
- a CDS encoding cytochrome c oxidase subunit I codes for MAGRAVTWLPRDHKVVARWFLWAALGFLAAGGLLAMLIRWQWAFPGRPVPGLGWALPESGGALTPPLYTRLFTMHGLMMVFFAITPLLTGALGTFVVPLLIGARRMAFPRLSAVGFWVFAGGGGLVLASFGVRLGTAEAGWTSYPPLSTAAFTPGVGQTLVMVGVLGAAVSSFLGALNLLVTVVRCRAPGMTWGRLPLTVWGLFYTSVLNLLFLPVLAAATGMLLLDRLADTRFFQVAGGAGGDPLLYQHLFWMFGHPEVYILILPGWGLIGDLVSFFSRKPAHGYRGTVGAMGAVTGLSGLVYAHHLFTSGLSPLLGRAFMALTLAISLPSAVMFLNWLMTLWRGSVRLTAPMLAGLGAMAVFGLGGISGLTLGAVATDIPLHATLWVVGHFHLTMGAASFLAAFAGLYFWFPKMFGRMGHEGLAKAHVGASTVLFLGVFGGQLAAGYAGQLRRLYDPYQYTFLKPLLGLNQWTSGAALALGLVQGLFVVNLVWSLRRGPAAAQNPWSVGTLEWTCAPSPPPEDNYPQVPVVLRGPHELSQPGLGPRDWVGQAERAALPGDSSHH; via the coding sequence GTGGCGGGACGCGCCGTGACGTGGCTGCCGAGGGACCACAAGGTGGTGGCCCGGTGGTTTCTCTGGGCGGCCCTGGGCTTCCTGGCGGCGGGGGGGCTCCTGGCGATGCTCATTCGCTGGCAGTGGGCGTTTCCGGGCAGGCCCGTGCCGGGGCTGGGCTGGGCGCTGCCAGAGTCGGGCGGGGCGCTCACGCCGCCCCTGTACACCCGCCTCTTCACGATGCACGGGCTGATGATGGTGTTCTTCGCCATCACCCCGCTGCTCACCGGCGCGCTGGGCACCTTCGTGGTGCCGCTGCTCATCGGCGCGCGGCGCATGGCCTTCCCGCGGCTGTCGGCGGTGGGCTTCTGGGTGTTCGCCGGGGGCGGAGGGCTGGTGCTGGCCTCGTTCGGGGTGCGGCTGGGGACGGCGGAGGCCGGGTGGACGTCCTATCCGCCGCTGTCCACGGCGGCCTTCACCCCCGGGGTGGGGCAGACGCTGGTGATGGTGGGGGTGCTGGGCGCGGCGGTGTCCTCGTTCCTGGGCGCGCTGAACCTGCTGGTGACGGTGGTGCGGTGCCGGGCGCCGGGGATGACGTGGGGGCGGCTGCCGCTCACGGTGTGGGGGCTGTTCTACACCTCGGTGCTGAACCTGCTGTTCCTGCCGGTGCTGGCGGCGGCGACGGGGATGCTGCTCCTGGACCGGCTGGCGGACACGCGCTTCTTCCAGGTGGCGGGGGGCGCGGGCGGAGATCCGCTGCTGTACCAGCACCTGTTCTGGATGTTCGGCCACCCGGAGGTCTACATCCTCATCCTGCCGGGCTGGGGGCTCATCGGGGACCTGGTGTCCTTCTTCAGCCGCAAGCCGGCGCACGGCTACCGGGGCACGGTGGGGGCGATGGGCGCGGTGACGGGGCTGTCCGGGCTGGTGTACGCGCACCACCTCTTCACCAGCGGCCTGTCGCCCTTGCTGGGCCGGGCCTTCATGGCGCTGACGCTGGCCATCTCGCTGCCCTCGGCGGTGATGTTCCTCAACTGGCTGATGACGCTGTGGCGGGGCAGCGTGCGGCTGACGGCGCCGATGCTGGCGGGGCTCGGGGCCATGGCGGTGTTCGGGCTGGGCGGCATCTCCGGGCTGACGCTGGGCGCGGTGGCCACGGACATTCCGCTGCACGCGACGCTCTGGGTGGTGGGGCACTTCCACCTGACCATGGGGGCGGCGAGCTTCCTGGCGGCGTTCGCGGGGCTGTACTTCTGGTTCCCGAAGATGTTCGGCCGCATGGGGCACGAGGGGCTGGCGAAGGCCCACGTGGGGGCGAGCACGGTGCTGTTCCTGGGCGTGTTCGGCGGCCAGCTCGCGGCGGGGTACGCGGGGCAGCTGCGGCGGCTCTATGACCCGTACCAGTACACCTTCCTGAAGCCGCTCCTGGGCTTGAACCAGTGGACGAGCGGGGCGGCGCTCGCGCTGGGGCTCGTGCAGGGGCTGTTCGTGGTGAACCTGGTGTGGAGCCTGCGCCGGGGGCCTGCCGCGGCCCAGAACCCCTGGAGCGTGGGGACGCTGGAGTGGACGTGCGCGCCGAGCCCGCCGCCCGAGGACAACTATCCCCAGGTGCCGGTGGTCCTCCGGGGGCCGCACGAGCTGTCCCAGCCCGGCCTGGGGCCACGGGACTGGGTGGGGCAAGCGGAGCGCGCCGCCCTTCCTGGTGACTCCAGTCACCACTGA
- a CDS encoding transglycosylase SLT domain-containing protein encodes MAIAPLSSPSQSFRSLQNDTALAPAAVSAPSIQSGGCTAKQGANPMGDLLKDSFGGKGPAIDQLMEGMKELLSAVQQLTELLQSPEIGGGDALGGGLDAAAGAPGVAGGGCGGGSAGGAGGGVGGPADVGGAGGAQAAGGSAPVGEAPQGQVGEWIAEAQKALSAAGIPADKMNAQDIATIIQRESSGNPNAINEWDDNAKNGTPSIGLMQTIQPTFDAHKLPGHDDIRNPVDNIIAAVRYAVDRYGSVSNVPGVQALNNGGSYVGY; translated from the coding sequence GTGGCCATCGCCCCCCTGTCCAGCCCCTCCCAGTCCTTCCGCTCCCTCCAGAACGACACGGCGTTGGCCCCGGCGGCGGTGTCCGCGCCCTCCATCCAGAGCGGCGGGTGCACGGCGAAGCAGGGTGCGAACCCCATGGGCGACCTGCTGAAGGACAGCTTCGGAGGGAAGGGCCCCGCGATCGACCAGCTCATGGAGGGAATGAAGGAGCTGCTGTCGGCGGTGCAGCAGCTGACCGAGCTGCTCCAGTCGCCGGAGATCGGCGGCGGTGACGCGCTGGGCGGCGGGCTCGATGCGGCGGCGGGCGCCCCTGGCGTGGCGGGCGGCGGCTGCGGCGGCGGTAGCGCAGGCGGCGCGGGTGGTGGCGTGGGTGGCCCGGCCGACGTGGGTGGCGCGGGCGGCGCGCAGGCGGCTGGGGGCTCGGCGCCGGTGGGCGAGGCGCCCCAGGGCCAGGTGGGCGAATGGATCGCCGAGGCGCAGAAGGCGCTGTCCGCGGCCGGCATTCCTGCCGACAAGATGAACGCGCAGGACATCGCGACCATCATCCAGCGCGAGTCCAGCGGCAACCCGAACGCCATCAACGAGTGGGACGACAACGCCAAGAACGGCACGCCGTCCATCGGCCTGATGCAGACCATTCAGCCGACGTTCGACGCGCACAAGCTGCCGGGCCATGACGACATCCGCAACCCGGTGGACAACATCATCGCGGCGGTGCGCTACGCGGTGGACCGCTACGGCTCGGTGTCCAACGTGCCGGGCGTGCAGGCGCTCAACAACGGCGGCAGCTACGTCGGTTACTGA
- a CDS encoding type II toxin-antitoxin system HicA family toxin, with product MSTWPSVKAQRLLNALLRIGWEEKRRGGSHRTLSRAGWQDYVFAFHDKDEIGPVMLAKVAKRTGLTPEDL from the coding sequence ATGAGCACCTGGCCTTCAGTCAAGGCGCAGCGGCTGCTCAATGCACTTCTCCGAATCGGATGGGAAGAGAAGCGCCGAGGCGGTTCTCATAGGACACTCAGCCGAGCAGGCTGGCAAGATTATGTCTTCGCTTTCCACGACAAGGACGAGATAGGACCCGTCATGCTTGCCAAGGTGGCTAAGCGGACCGGCCTGACACCCGAGGATCTGTAG
- a CDS encoding ArsR/SmtB family transcription factor, whose protein sequence is MSARRPSAGALAGGLKHAAPLFAALGDETRLGLVARLSTEGPLSIARLTDGAGVTRQAITKHLHVLSEAGMVRSVRQGRESLWAFEPGQLDEARRCLARLSQQWDESLGRLKQLVEES, encoded by the coding sequence ATGTCAGCCCGGCGGCCTAGCGCAGGAGCCCTGGCGGGCGGGCTGAAGCACGCCGCGCCCCTGTTCGCCGCGCTCGGGGACGAGACGCGGCTGGGGCTGGTGGCGCGGTTGAGCACCGAGGGGCCCCTGTCCATCGCGCGCCTCACCGACGGCGCGGGCGTCACCCGTCAGGCCATCACCAAGCACCTGCACGTGCTCTCCGAGGCGGGCATGGTGCGCAGCGTGCGCCAGGGCCGCGAGAGCCTGTGGGCGTTCGAGCCGGGCCAGCTCGACGAGGCGCGCCGCTGCCTGGCGCGCCTCTCCCAGCAGTGGGACGAGTCACTCGGACGGTTGAAGCAACTCGTGGAAGAGTCCTGA
- a CDS encoding SRPBCC family protein yields MSPSTDRIEKKILLRAPRARVWRAISDAGEFGTWFGLKLEGTFAPGAHIKGKILHPDYAHLPFKILIDRVEPERLLSWRAPPHPEAQGMSSPEVPTTQVVFTLEDAPGGTLLTVVESGFDEIPLARRAELYRGNEEGWTIQLGNIERHVSPAA; encoded by the coding sequence ATGTCCCCGAGTACCGATCGCATCGAGAAGAAGATCCTGCTGCGTGCACCGCGCGCCCGCGTCTGGCGGGCGATCTCGGACGCGGGGGAGTTTGGCACCTGGTTCGGGCTGAAGCTGGAGGGCACGTTCGCGCCCGGAGCGCACATCAAGGGGAAGATTCTGCACCCGGACTACGCGCACCTGCCGTTCAAGATCCTCATCGACCGGGTGGAGCCCGAGCGGCTGCTGTCCTGGCGCGCGCCCCCGCACCCCGAGGCGCAGGGCATGTCCTCGCCCGAGGTGCCCACGACGCAGGTGGTGTTCACGCTCGAGGACGCGCCGGGCGGGACGCTGCTCACGGTGGTGGAGTCCGGCTTCGATGAGATTCCGCTCGCGCGCCGGGCGGAGCTCTACCGGGGCAACGAGGAGGGCTGGACGATTCAGCTGGGGAACATCGAGCGGCATGTCAGCCCGGCGGCCTAG
- a CDS encoding MAPEG family protein — protein MSLWSLLGFAAWTLLLVLGVVSYRSALVLSGKRRANAWGRHLPFQDPDLLLRLAHAHANCLENLPLLAAVVLVAGLTGKLALIDPLAGPYLALRIGQTLVHLVGTSHVLVFLRFSFFLPQLLLLVWMMGRLAGVL, from the coding sequence ATGTCCTTGTGGAGTCTGCTGGGGTTCGCCGCGTGGACCCTGCTGCTGGTCCTCGGCGTCGTCTCGTACCGTTCGGCCCTGGTGCTGAGCGGGAAGCGCCGGGCCAACGCCTGGGGCCGCCACCTGCCCTTTCAGGATCCGGACCTCCTGCTGCGCCTGGCGCACGCCCACGCGAACTGCCTGGAGAACCTGCCCCTGCTGGCCGCCGTCGTCCTCGTCGCGGGGCTGACCGGCAAGCTGGCGCTCATTGATCCGCTGGCGGGCCCCTACCTGGCGCTGCGCATCGGCCAGACCCTCGTCCACCTGGTGGGCACCTCCCATGTCCTGGTCTTCCTGCGCTTCTCCTTCTTCCTGCCCCAGTTGCTGCTCCTCGTCTGGATGATGGGCCGCCTGGCGGGAGTCCTCTGA